In the Ricinus communis isolate WT05 ecotype wild-type chromosome 3, ASM1957865v1, whole genome shotgun sequence genome, CAGCTCCAGACTtgcttttgaagaaattatttaGCAATCCATTATAAACCTTAGCCgcaaaaagagagagagagagacaacTATACATAGCTAAAGCTacatttaacaaaaaaaatcttaaaaagtaaaaaaaaatatagaaaatagtttcttttttatcataagaagatattttttgatgtgattttatttcttatgtaaaactaaaaatgatttGAGACTAGAAAAAATGTGAAAAAGagattttttcaaaatttattatctttcgctatttatatgtatgtaacataaaaatgaatatcCCCACATGTGATAAGCTATTtgtaaagttttattttatatttcttgatcatttaatattatttttttatatttatcaatgttatataatttcttggatattttcataatttccaTTCATTGATAAGTTGAGAGCAGaaaaaattggaaaattataaCACTAGTATTACTGTACATATAGAAAGCTTCACATAagaaatgtaattttattttattattaattgtactTTTGTTCTCCAGTAAAGAAAGACTCATAATTCCATATAAAAAagttagaaaaaaagagataaatgtAACTATAGACCAGATTCTCTATTGAACAAGATAAGAGGAAGACTTCTTTTTGTGGATGCAAGGAAAGCATttttttgtgaagaaaaaggaagcaGTTGGCAAAGAAGGCCAACACTATGCACAAATATTTTCacattataatataaaaaatataaatattagatttatatatCTGCGAGTCTAGACAtcaaataaatagttttttatgTACAAATTTTtacattataataaaagaaataaaaattttagacttaCATATATACATTTTCCACACATCAAGTGAATACTCTTTTACGTGCACACATTTTCAcattatattaaagaaaatataagtatcggacttatatatatgtatgttcCATCCTTCATGTGAATAGTTTTTTATCCATAAATACTTTtacattataataaaagaaatacaaatattagacatattaataaatcataGAACTGTTATAATGTAAGTTTTTTATATAACAAATGGagattttttcttaaaagaataaaggaaagaaaatatcttttgctatatatatatatatacattcggtgtgtatgtatgtatatgcACAATAAgctatattattatctttgcattatttttttatttgagaaactattcaaaaaaattatatttcatttttttttagtattattttataagaaattcaataattttgatgggattgatgtaattgattttttgaTACTTTATAGTTCTTACTTCATGATGAGTTTACAgcagaaaaaattgaaaagttgtAACTATGGTATTAACATGGGGCCCGTTGCATTAAAATATCCATGGCCGAATCCCTATATAAGGGTAAGGTGGAGGTGTGTATGCAATGCATGATAAAaacatttacttttttaatattagaaaaaaatgaaggaaTGCAGATGGGTAGTATTAGTAATGATgactattatatttatagacaTACAAGGAAAATGGAGATGTGATGGTTGTTTGGAGGTTGAAAGAAATGCTCTCATGCAAATTAAGGCTTTCCTCAACTATCCTAATGgcaattttctctctttttggGGGTTTTATACTGACTGCTGTAATTGGAATGGAGTTGTTTGCAATACTACTACAGGACGAGTTACTGAACTCCATCTTGGAGGCATAAGGTATGGTTGGGATTCAAAAGATTGGTACCTAAATGCCTCTTTGTTTCTTCCCTTCCAAGAACTAAAGCATTTAGACGTATTCAGAAATAAGATAGTTGGTTGCATTAATAATGAAGGTTTGTCTCTTGTATTATATACTACATTGGAAtccaaattattatattaaataagttgTAATGTTAAATACAATTCATAATTGCTATTTTTTTTGCTGCAGGTTTTGAAAGGCTATCGACATTGGAGAACTTGGAGCTTCTTAATTTAGGCTATAACAACTTCATCAACAACATTTTATCATCTTTCGGTGGTCTTTTATCTTTAAcaactttatatataaatgagaATACATTAAAAGGAACTCTTAATGTTGAAGGTAAGCTTCacttactttttatttttttttcttatcaaatgaaataaagaaGTTGTGTCATTGATTATTATccatttttaaattagtttaatcaaGTAGTTTTGCTCATGGTTGCAGATCTGAATTATCTAACAAAACTGAAAGAGTTGCATATGGAAGACAATGAAATTGAAGGCTTTAAATTTTTGCATGGTATTAGTtgaataaattcataattctttttaattaatttatttaaatttgctaaaagaaaaaaggatgaGTTCCATTGCAGGTGGTGAAGAATTGTTGAAGTTGAACAATCTGGAGTACCTTGACTTGAGTGTTAATCACTTTGATAATAACGTTTAGTTATTCCTCAAGAAGCTTTCATCTCTCAAAACTTTACTTATAAGTTACAACCAATTGAAAGGAATACTCAATATTGAAGGTAAGCTCCacttactttttctttttttctcctcTCAACCAAAATAAAGAAGCCACATTATTGTTTATTATCCATTTTTAAATGAGTTTAATTTAGTGCCACTCATGTTTGCAGAATTTAATTGTCTAATAAGTCTTCAGGAGTTGCGTATACAAGGAAATGAAATTCAAGGCTTTAAATCTTTGCATGGTATGAATTGaataaatcatttttcttttttctttttttgttgaaaaaaaaaagttttatttaaaacgaAAAGATGATTTCTATTGCAGGTGGTGAAGAATTATTGAAGTTGAACAACCTAGAGTTCCTTGACTTGAGTGTTAATCACTTCGATAATAACGTTTTTTCATTCCTCAAAGGCCTTTTATCTCTCAaaactctaaaaataagaCACAATCAATTGGAAGGATCTTTTAAATTGAAAGGTTAGATATAATTcgtttccttttctcttttgttatGCTATTACTCATTGCTCAATGTAATCGTATATTCAACAATTTTACATAAAACAATGTGATAGttgttaaaagataaattagtaaaagtcTTTTTTGAGATTTAACATAATATTTAGATCCCTGTACCCATCTATTGCATCGTAAGTCATCCTCGTTGTACTCATTGAATCCTAACTTTAACAGTAGGGCAAGCGAGACCAATCGAGCAATAACTTTGCAGATTTTTGATAGTGGTGAGGGTGAGGGCTGTTGCTGTACTTTGCTATTTATTATCTACAGCTTCACTaacttttgttttaattttttattttcataaaagcTTCATTGGAAGCACATGTCCTTATCATTGACCAAGTTGGcaattttactaaaaaatacataaataatggCGTTTAAAAATATGTGTAACGTGAGGACTAaatcatcataaaaataaaagtacgAGGACAACTTAAGTCACAATAGATGGATGGGGACAACTGAAACAAAACCAAATAATACAGGAACCTAAATATGGGTTTAGCCTAATATTTGAACACTTTTAATccctaatatttatatttactcTATTTGGTTCCTTCGAGTTTGTTAATGgctttatgttttaattttattcttttgctaCTTAGAATTAGATGCTTGGAGCAAACTGCAGGAACTGGATCTTAGTGGAAATGGGATTGATGAATTTGTTTCATCAACAACAGGTACTAACTTAATTGTTAGGATAGGCAAATGTCGGAACCTAGATATAAGGTGATCATTTTGCTACATGCTATGTGTTGGTAATAATtgtatagaaaaaaaataagattttacttGATTGTTGAGACTTTACCATCTAATGGCTTAAGATTTTGATTCCAAAGAGcgattttcataatttaaaaaaaaaaaatcatttaaaatattaattaaactgTGGACTGAATATGTAGTGGCAACAATTGAGTTAATAAATgcagattttaaaaaaagttagtTACATATGTTTGAAAGAAGTCTTGATTTTATCAAAGTatgaaatcatattattttgaatttacaTAACTTGCAGATTTTGGAGGTCCAAGCAATATGAGCATTCTTTATTTAGAAGAGATCAATACAAGTGGAAGAAGCAATCTAATACAATCATTGAAAGCATTTCCACATCTCAAGACACTTTATTtgacaaataataattttacagATGACATATTTGCTGAAGGTATGATTGTTGTATATGAACGTTGTTCTTTTTATATGATCCGATCATATGAACAGCATCAAAGAGTTTTCTTAGAACTATTCTTCTTTGGATGGGGATCTccattaaaattttagcagagaatttttttattaacctTTTTTGTGTTTGACTAGTGAAAATGAATAGCCTTATTTCATTTACTTCCTCCTTTGGATTTTTAGAGCATTAATCTCTAccaaatttctatttattcatttaattggagggaaaatatttcttctcttagaaaagaatttgttttattcaaacattaaaaatttcatttgttGGTTATAGGCTTCCCTATTCTCAGAAATTTGCAACATTTGCATTTGGATCTTTCTACTCTCAACAATAGCTTCCTACAAAGCATTGGAACACTGACTTCTCTCAAGACTCTGTCATTAACTCAGTGTGGACTCACTGGCACCAtaccatcaactcaaggtaaaacattttttttctctctctctctttctcataTAACACTCCAgttgaaaatctaaaaaataacttaattttcaGGGTT is a window encoding:
- the LOC8268278 gene encoding receptor-like protein 13; amino-acid sequence: MKECRWVVLVMMTIIFIDIQGKWRCDGCLEVERNALMQIKAFLNYPNGNFLSFWGFYTDCCNWNGVVCNTTTGRVTELHLGGIRYGWDSKDWYLNASLFLPFQELKHLDVFRNKIVGCINNEGFERLSTLENLELLNLGYNNFINNILSSFGGLLSLTTLYINENTLKGTLNVEDLNYLTKLKELHMEDNEIEGFKFLHGGEELLKLNNLEYLDLSLSSLKTLLISYNQLKGILNIEEFNCLISLQELRIQGNEIQGFKSLHGGEELLKLNNLEFLDLSVNHFDNNVFSFLKGLLSLKTLKIRHNQLEGSFKLKELDAWSKLQELDLSGNGIDEFVSSTTDFGGPSNMSILYLEEINTSGRSNLIQSLKAFPHLKTLYLTNNNFTDDIFAEGFPILRNLQHLHLDLSTLNNSFLQSIGTLTSLKTLSLTQCGLTGTIPSTQGLCELKHLKDLDISFNSLSGNLPWCLANLTSLQRLDISSNSFNGSISSSPLSSLTSINHLSLSYNKFQIPISLNPFVSLSNLTSFDCVGCEIYAETEVDDMTPNF